One region of Carbonactinospora thermoautotrophica genomic DNA includes:
- a CDS encoding vWA domain-containing protein: protein MVEAARTYRRRRSGDLTEDLSLFALLLRAVGVPVPIAGVLRATRALATVSLDQRVDVHAALRCCMTASTEEGAVFDVVFPVFWSTYPPDVLDLPDDSGAHGDEGSGNGKFDRVGADVAGSGAGTAERSARRATYSRSRRDDKTVPIVRAYEKQIDDLARRLARALGASRSRRTRVGHTGELISLRDSLRHNLRFGEEMLELRRSRRLHDRARLVVFCDVSSSMQPFTPLFLTFVHSLTKIARSVESAIFNVETSFVTDVFRRKTLPEALAWLEGRSISLAGGTRTGHCLHAFNAELEARGLFRKGTTALILSDGWDVGDSELLDREMHRLRSHVGRLIWLDPHAAATGYRPQVRGLQVAWPYIDDYLDFSSVESLTELVARVEGKPRDLAPR, encoded by the coding sequence TTGGTCGAAGCCGCTCGCACCTATCGGCGCCGTCGCTCCGGTGATCTCACCGAAGACCTCTCGCTGTTCGCGTTGCTGTTGCGTGCCGTCGGCGTTCCCGTGCCGATCGCTGGTGTGCTGCGGGCGACGCGTGCCCTAGCGACGGTCTCGCTCGACCAGCGGGTTGACGTGCACGCCGCGCTGCGGTGCTGCATGACGGCGAGTACGGAGGAAGGCGCCGTCTTCGATGTCGTCTTCCCGGTTTTCTGGTCCACCTACCCGCCCGACGTTCTCGACTTGCCCGACGACTCAGGTGCCCACGGCGACGAGGGCTCTGGCAACGGGAAGTTCGACCGCGTCGGTGCCGACGTCGCCGGAAGCGGCGCAGGCACCGCCGAGAGATCGGCACGCCGTGCGACGTACAGCCGTTCCCGCCGGGACGACAAGACGGTGCCCATCGTCCGAGCGTACGAGAAGCAGATCGACGACCTGGCGCGGCGACTCGCTCGCGCGCTCGGCGCCTCGAGAAGCCGCCGCACACGCGTCGGACACACCGGCGAGCTCATCAGTCTTCGGGACAGCCTGCGCCACAACCTGCGGTTCGGCGAGGAGATGCTCGAACTACGCCGCTCACGGCGCCTGCACGACCGCGCGCGGCTGGTCGTGTTCTGCGACGTGAGCTCGTCGATGCAGCCATTCACACCGCTGTTCCTCACCTTCGTCCATTCACTCACGAAAATCGCCCGTTCGGTCGAGTCCGCCATCTTCAACGTCGAGACGTCCTTCGTCACCGACGTCTTCCGGCGCAAGACGCTGCCGGAGGCGCTGGCCTGGCTGGAAGGGCGGTCCATCTCCCTCGCTGGCGGGACGCGTACCGGGCATTGCCTGCACGCATTCAACGCGGAGCTCGAGGCGCGTGGTTTGTTTCGCAAAGGAACGACTGCGCTGATCCTCAGCGACGGCTGGGACGTCGGCGATTCCGAGCTGTTGGACCGGGAGATGCATCGGCTGCGGTCACACGTCGGCCGGTTGATCTGGCTCGATCCACACGCCGCAGCGACCGGGTACCGCCCGCAAGTGCGCGGACTGCAGGTCGCCTGGCCCTACATCGACGACTACCTGGACTTCTCCAGCGTCGAGTCGCTCACCGAGCTTGTCGCCCGCGTCGAGGGAAAGCCGCGCGACCTCGCCCCGCGGTGA
- a CDS encoding AAA family ATPase yields the protein MAEAATPGLNSEEDPVDEVATALSKHNYIADRPLATVLHLARQLEVPVLLEGEPGVGKTSVAEALAAAEGSRLVRLQCYEGLSAHHALYEWDYARQLLAIRLAEASGGATEALRSRIFHPDFLLKRPLLEAIWPEQDEDVLLLIDEVDRADEEFEALLLEVLSQFQVTIPEIGTIKAKRRPTIILTANRTRPLSDALRRRCLYHWIPFPSLDREIEIVKTKIPDVSERLAQRGCLLVQRLRTGYYRKAPGVSETIDWLRALTLLGATDVQRKQVEETIGCLLKDSEDVRLFMEKDSERIYREFGLSQDGRTA from the coding sequence ATGGCTGAGGCGGCGACACCCGGCCTGAACTCCGAAGAAGACCCGGTGGACGAGGTCGCGACCGCGCTGTCGAAGCACAACTACATCGCGGACCGTCCCCTCGCGACCGTGCTACACCTGGCTCGCCAGCTAGAGGTGCCGGTGCTTCTGGAAGGCGAGCCAGGTGTCGGCAAGACATCCGTCGCCGAGGCGCTCGCCGCGGCGGAGGGATCCCGCCTCGTGCGGCTGCAGTGTTATGAGGGCCTCTCGGCACACCACGCCCTCTACGAGTGGGACTACGCCCGCCAACTCCTGGCGATCCGGCTGGCAGAGGCGAGCGGCGGCGCGACGGAGGCACTGAGGTCCCGCATCTTCCACCCAGATTTCCTGCTCAAGCGCCCGCTACTCGAAGCGATCTGGCCGGAACAGGACGAGGACGTCTTGTTGCTCATCGACGAGGTCGACCGAGCCGACGAAGAATTCGAGGCGCTACTTCTCGAGGTGCTGTCGCAGTTCCAGGTCACGATTCCCGAGATCGGAACCATCAAGGCGAAGCGCAGGCCAACGATCATCCTCACAGCGAACCGCACCCGCCCGCTCAGCGACGCGCTGCGGCGACGGTGCCTCTACCACTGGATCCCGTTCCCTTCGCTGGATCGAGAGATAGAGATCGTCAAGACGAAGATTCCTGACGTCTCTGAGCGGCTCGCTCAACGTGGCTGCCTCCTGGTGCAGCGGTTACGCACCGGCTACTACCGCAAGGCACCCGGCGTGTCGGAGACCATCGACTGGCTGCGTGCGCTCACGCTTCTGGGGGCGACCGACGTGCAGCGGAAGCAGGTGGAGGAGACGATCGGCTGCCTGCTCAAGGACAGCGAAGACGTGCGACTGTTCATGGAGAAGGACAGCGAGCGCATCTATCGCGAGTTCGGTCTTTCCCAGGATGGCCGGACGGCCTGA
- a CDS encoding (2Fe-2S)-binding protein, whose amino-acid sequence MQEITITINGKAVTAEVDERTLLLEFIRDVAGYTGTHNGCLEARCGCCAVEVDGDIVKSCNVLALQVAGRSVTTIEGLSPQRLTPVEHITTQSLAGVYEPLDALGADEKTLHPIQAAFHRRHALQCGFCTPGMIMVLKDYLEDNPEPTRADVRQAICGNLCRCTGYQHIIDAAMEAAEEMRLQAAMADATADGGDG is encoded by the coding sequence GTGCAGGAGATCACCATCACGATCAACGGCAAGGCCGTCACCGCCGAGGTGGACGAGCGCACGCTGCTGCTGGAGTTCATCCGTGACGTCGCCGGCTACACCGGGACGCACAACGGCTGTCTGGAAGCCCGTTGCGGCTGCTGTGCGGTCGAGGTTGACGGCGACATCGTCAAGTCCTGCAACGTGCTGGCGCTGCAGGTGGCCGGCAGAAGCGTGACGACCATCGAGGGACTGTCACCGCAGCGGCTCACCCCGGTCGAACACATCACCACGCAGAGCCTCGCCGGGGTGTACGAACCACTGGACGCCCTCGGCGCCGACGAGAAGACGTTGCATCCGATCCAGGCCGCGTTCCATCGCCGACACGCCCTGCAGTGTGGGTTCTGCACACCGGGCATGATCATGGTCCTCAAGGACTACCTCGAGGACAACCCGGAGCCGACCCGGGCCGACGTGCGGCAGGCGATCTGCGGCAACCTGTGCCGCTGCACCGGCTACCAGCACATCATCGACGCGGCCATGGAAGCCGCCGAGGAGATGCGCCTCCAGGCGGCGATGGCGGATGCGACAGCGGACGGCGGCGATGGCTGA
- a CDS encoding FAD binding domain-containing protein, which yields MKPFTFLVPQALDEAVALLDRHGPDARIIAGGQSLLLAMKERAATPSFLVSLAGVPDVRDWQHTESGELEIGAATTYATLAAASFRGWHAEISAVAGNLADRPVRTMGTIGGALCQADPRFDMPVLAVGLDAAVDVVSTEGGRTLTAAELFAPAGGTTLRPGDILTTVRFPSTGAFSGVAFEKFRQRVFDAALVSAVCALRLDDEGRVTRARLAVGAVAPAPVLAASAEHMVGRTLTESDVRDIGQVVTDEVLPESAATSSFRRYQRELVTVLVRRAITRALEQARS from the coding sequence GTGAAGCCCTTCACCTTCCTCGTGCCGCAGGCGCTGGACGAGGCGGTCGCCCTGCTCGACCGGCACGGCCCGGACGCGCGGATCATCGCGGGCGGCCAGAGCCTCTTGCTCGCCATGAAGGAGCGGGCCGCAACGCCGTCGTTCCTCGTGTCACTCGCTGGTGTGCCAGATGTGCGGGACTGGCAGCACACCGAATCCGGGGAGCTGGAGATCGGTGCGGCGACGACGTACGCCACGCTGGCCGCCGCGTCGTTCCGGGGCTGGCATGCGGAGATCTCCGCGGTGGCCGGGAACCTCGCCGATCGGCCGGTGCGCACCATGGGCACGATCGGCGGAGCACTGTGCCAGGCGGATCCACGCTTCGACATGCCGGTGCTCGCCGTCGGCCTCGACGCCGCCGTTGACGTGGTCTCTACAGAGGGCGGCCGCACCCTGACCGCCGCCGAGCTGTTCGCGCCGGCTGGTGGAACGACTCTCCGCCCAGGCGACATCCTCACCACGGTCCGGTTCCCGTCGACAGGTGCGTTCTCCGGCGTCGCGTTCGAGAAGTTCCGGCAGCGCGTGTTCGACGCGGCCTTGGTGTCCGCGGTCTGCGCGCTGCGGCTCGACGATGAGGGCCGGGTGACGCGCGCCCGGCTCGCGGTGGGCGCCGTAGCACCGGCCCCGGTTCTGGCCGCCAGTGCAGAGCACATGGTGGGCCGGACCCTCACCGAGTCCGACGTCCGCGACATCGGGCAGGTCGTGACGGACGAAGTCCTCCCCGAATCGGCGGCGACTTCCTCGTTCCGCCGCTACCAGCGCGAGCTCGTCACCGTGCTGGTCCGTCGCGCGATCACGCGCGCCCTCGAACAGGCAAGGAGCTGA
- a CDS encoding xanthine dehydrogenase family protein molybdopterin-binding subunit, producing MAENLSLDEQQTGADLKQKLVGQSVPRREDLALLTGTARFIDDIRLPGMLYAKVLRSTVAHARLHRVDVSKALEMPGVHAALCGQDLVGKIKPWGDLMQDLLVGDHFPFAVDKILYEGQEIAAVVADTKYQALDALEAIEVEYEELPVLVDPEHAIRPDAPVIQEGINYEFGDGNIFDRYRVRVGDMEQAEVEADVIVRQRFTTNRQAAAALDPHGCVASYDSFTGILTIYSSTQSIFMVRDVLADALQIPRNRVRVIVPEVGAGFGSKAQMFAHEVIASVLSMQLGRPVHLVLGRGEIFRAGTARTGQVHYAELFLKRDGTITGYRDYVVHNCGAMSLWGNQVIHIGTNVGMLPYPIPNVHVDADIVHTNTAPAGPLRGFGIPQMIWVKEQLVDMAAEQLGMDPLELRAKNVVRPETFPYRTPMGQVIDSTSVYDCLLKSAEAIGWHQKRAEPKPYEGVGLAVSMKYTSCRHPSFDTDLSAVRLRLETDGTVTIYSSDVSHGQSHATFLAQIVSDVLGVGFEKVNLAQPDSVTSPFGLGTFASRAAAVLGTACRQAAERLREKVFAIAAHVLEANPEDLEASNDRVHIRGLPDTGLYLENLAAYAAYRTHQLPPGFEPTLEAVATFDTPTEREAPDGTGNLSVTYSTAAHAAHVRVDPETGRITVVDYAMAHDTGVVINPLVVEGQHQGGFLMGIGMALGEDYVYDDQGHLLTASFKDYQAPYATELPELTKIYEIPAPSKTIPGGQKGAGESGTGPVPAAIGNAVYDATGIRFTTLPITPERMLLALKEKERRGVEKLRFPDDMPDFSGPRTHAEWPKPTASDEGDILL from the coding sequence ATGGCTGAGAATTTGTCCCTGGACGAGCAGCAGACGGGCGCCGATCTGAAGCAGAAATTGGTGGGCCAGTCGGTCCCCCGGCGGGAGGATCTCGCGCTGCTCACGGGCACGGCACGCTTCATCGACGATATCCGGCTGCCCGGCATGCTCTACGCGAAGGTTCTGCGCAGCACCGTCGCCCATGCCCGGCTTCACCGGGTGGACGTGTCCAAGGCGCTTGAGATGCCGGGAGTTCACGCAGCGCTGTGCGGACAGGATCTCGTCGGGAAGATCAAGCCGTGGGGCGACCTCATGCAGGATCTGCTGGTCGGCGATCACTTTCCTTTCGCCGTGGACAAGATCCTGTACGAGGGCCAAGAGATCGCTGCGGTCGTCGCGGACACCAAGTACCAGGCCCTCGATGCGCTCGAGGCGATCGAGGTCGAATACGAGGAGCTCCCCGTCCTCGTCGATCCGGAGCACGCGATCCGCCCGGACGCGCCGGTCATCCAGGAGGGCATCAACTACGAGTTCGGTGACGGCAACATCTTCGACCGGTACCGCGTGCGCGTCGGCGACATGGAGCAGGCCGAGGTGGAGGCCGATGTCATCGTACGGCAGCGGTTCACCACGAACCGGCAGGCTGCTGCCGCCCTCGACCCGCATGGCTGCGTCGCCAGCTACGACTCGTTCACGGGAATCCTGACGATCTACTCCTCGACCCAGTCCATCTTCATGGTGCGCGACGTCCTGGCCGACGCACTGCAGATCCCGCGGAACCGGGTGCGGGTGATCGTCCCTGAGGTTGGCGCGGGCTTCGGCTCCAAGGCGCAGATGTTCGCGCACGAGGTCATCGCGTCGGTGCTGTCCATGCAGCTCGGACGTCCCGTGCACCTCGTCCTCGGTCGAGGCGAGATCTTCCGGGCCGGCACGGCCCGGACCGGGCAGGTGCACTACGCCGAGCTGTTCCTGAAGCGCGACGGCACCATCACTGGCTACCGCGACTACGTGGTGCACAACTGCGGCGCGATGTCGCTCTGGGGCAACCAGGTGATCCACATCGGCACCAACGTGGGCATGCTGCCCTACCCGATTCCCAACGTCCACGTCGACGCCGACATCGTGCACACCAACACCGCTCCGGCGGGACCGCTCCGCGGCTTCGGCATCCCGCAGATGATCTGGGTCAAGGAGCAGCTCGTCGACATGGCGGCGGAGCAGCTCGGCATGGACCCGCTGGAGCTGCGGGCCAAGAACGTCGTGCGGCCCGAAACCTTCCCCTACCGCACTCCGATGGGCCAGGTCATCGACAGCACCTCGGTCTACGACTGCCTGCTCAAGTCCGCTGAAGCGATCGGCTGGCACCAAAAGCGGGCCGAGCCGAAGCCGTACGAAGGCGTCGGTCTTGCGGTCTCGATGAAGTACACCAGCTGTCGGCACCCGTCGTTCGACACCGACCTGTCGGCGGTGCGACTTCGCCTCGAGACGGACGGCACCGTGACGATCTACTCGAGCGACGTGTCGCACGGTCAGAGCCACGCCACCTTCCTGGCGCAGATCGTGAGCGACGTGCTGGGTGTCGGCTTCGAGAAGGTAAACCTCGCCCAGCCGGACAGCGTGACCTCGCCCTTCGGGCTCGGAACGTTCGCCAGCCGCGCAGCCGCCGTGCTGGGGACAGCCTGCCGGCAGGCAGCCGAGCGGTTGCGCGAGAAGGTCTTCGCCATCGCGGCTCACGTGCTCGAGGCGAACCCTGAGGATCTCGAGGCGAGCAACGACCGCGTCCACATCCGCGGCCTTCCCGACACCGGGCTGTATCTGGAGAACCTCGCTGCCTACGCCGCCTACCGGACGCACCAGCTGCCGCCGGGGTTCGAGCCGACGCTCGAGGCGGTCGCCACGTTCGACACACCAACGGAGCGGGAGGCGCCCGACGGGACCGGCAACCTCAGCGTCACGTACTCGACCGCCGCACACGCCGCACACGTGCGGGTCGACCCAGAGACGGGCCGGATCACCGTCGTGGACTACGCGATGGCACACGACACCGGCGTAGTGATCAACCCGTTGGTCGTCGAAGGTCAGCACCAGGGCGGGTTTCTCATGGGCATCGGCATGGCGCTCGGTGAGGACTACGTCTACGACGACCAGGGTCACCTGCTCACCGCCAGCTTCAAGGACTACCAGGCGCCGTACGCGACCGAGCTGCCCGAGCTTACGAAGATCTACGAGATTCCGGCGCCTTCTAAGACGATTCCAGGCGGCCAGAAGGGTGCCGGTGAGTCCGGCACCGGCCCGGTGCCCGCCGCGATCGGCAATGCGGTCTACGACGCCACCGGCATCCGGTTCACCACGCTGCCGATCACTCCCGAGCGCATGCTGCTCGCGCTCAAGGAGAAGGAGCGACGCGGCGTGGAGAAGCTGCGCTTCCCCGACGACATGCCGGACTTCAGCGGACCGCGAACCCATGCCGAGTGGCCCAAACCGACCGCGTCGGACGAAGGAGACATCCTGCTGTGA
- a CDS encoding FAD-dependent oxidoreductase: MVKARHAEIAGAGLGGLAAGIALAQRGWSVRIHERSPELRMFGAGIWLWENGLRSLAALGVEQAATKRARRIETLVVKDQHGRVLMRREFGARDRMMLPPRADLYNALIARADELGIDIVTSSPIVAATPHGELVQESGKVHKADLVVAADGAFSRVRESLLLGRRVDYLDEGYTRLLIPRRDEDPPTEITEYWNGSRRLLYDPCTDDLNYVCLCCHVDDERGRRIPVDKESWLESFPTLGGIIERIDAVGRWDRAMRVTCRAWSRGRAVVVGDAAHAQPPNLGQGANLTFQNALSLAAYLDEEQDIPRALLRWEKKERPLTDHVQRWTDLYGRVASAWPERFASRRSQVLELATKLPWVDRQLNKAARHIPVGAG; the protein is encoded by the coding sequence ATGGTCAAGGCAAGGCACGCCGAGATCGCGGGTGCGGGGCTAGGGGGTCTGGCGGCCGGAATCGCGCTGGCACAACGCGGATGGAGCGTCCGGATCCACGAGCGGTCACCGGAACTGCGCATGTTCGGCGCCGGCATCTGGCTGTGGGAGAACGGGCTGCGCTCCCTCGCCGCTCTCGGGGTGGAGCAGGCCGCGACCAAGCGGGCGCGTCGTATCGAGACCCTGGTCGTAAAGGACCAGCACGGCAGGGTCCTCATGCGGCGCGAGTTCGGGGCGCGGGACCGGATGATGCTTCCGCCGCGGGCGGACCTGTACAACGCACTGATCGCACGCGCCGATGAACTCGGCATCGACATCGTGACCAGCTCGCCGATCGTCGCGGCGACCCCGCACGGCGAGCTGGTACAGGAGAGCGGCAAGGTTCACAAGGCGGACCTCGTGGTGGCGGCAGACGGCGCATTCTCACGAGTGCGTGAGTCGTTGCTGCTCGGCCGGCGAGTGGACTACCTCGACGAGGGATACACCCGGCTGCTCATCCCGCGCAGGGACGAGGATCCACCCACGGAGATCACGGAGTACTGGAACGGTTCCCGCCGGCTGCTGTACGACCCCTGCACCGACGACCTCAACTACGTCTGCCTGTGCTGCCATGTCGACGACGAGCGTGGGCGTCGGATTCCCGTCGACAAGGAGAGCTGGCTCGAGTCGTTCCCAACGCTCGGCGGAATCATCGAGCGGATCGACGCGGTCGGGCGCTGGGACCGGGCGATGCGGGTCACCTGCCGTGCCTGGTCGCGAGGCCGGGCGGTGGTCGTGGGCGACGCGGCTCACGCCCAGCCGCCCAACCTTGGCCAGGGCGCGAACCTGACGTTCCAGAACGCACTCTCCCTCGCGGCGTACCTCGATGAAGAGCAGGACATCCCTCGGGCGCTGCTGCGGTGGGAGAAGAAGGAGCGCCCGCTCACCGACCACGTGCAGCGCTGGACCGATCTCTACGGGCGCGTCGCCAGCGCCTGGCCGGAGCGATTCGCCAGCCGGCGCAGCCAAGTGCTCGAGCTCGCCACGAAGCTCCCCTGGGTGGACCGGCAACTCAACAAGGCGGCCCGCCACATCCCGGTGGGCGCGGGCTGA
- a CDS encoding APC family permease has translation MTTREETFDEDFDELELVDEKPLTWFDVSAMGTGEMLFTAGWAWIVFIASFYGIKWTLIGFVGGAVVINLTWWLYREMITAVPEPGSIQSYGREAGLFSLGTSYFILYAPVYGAFMWLELLVAQGLFQLLFPSVPAGIWPYVVILPVVALNLFGHQITGKVQAGLVILTLIGDVLLAVGLWWLVADSGAWSANWSSPSPINWLTFFVIAGLWLGIMAGILEVQQVHVDEWRNFTQSRDVGLLTAAWQLWGRQIPLALAMLASAPLAALVAMPVPTVGVVQAKFGEHTQHPLFYLALLTMLIATYTTLSVFFMAMGKIVALYAQQGALPRVLGRYSSRSVPWVAILLLTAFALVGVYWKHFDFVLHILSTWSATLYFLMALFYLRMRARKDMDRPLTAKYGVPIAVFLLIYTGLIAYGIFTLDWKAAASWVVVVAVVALYDKFIVPRTKRGSFYRAQVLRKRASAARL, from the coding sequence ATGACCACGCGCGAAGAAACGTTCGACGAGGACTTCGACGAACTCGAACTCGTCGACGAGAAACCCCTCACCTGGTTCGACGTCTCGGCCATGGGCACCGGCGAGATGCTCTTCACCGCCGGCTGGGCCTGGATCGTCTTCATCGCCAGCTTCTACGGCATCAAGTGGACGCTCATCGGCTTCGTCGGCGGTGCGGTGGTCATCAACCTCACCTGGTGGCTGTACCGGGAGATGATCACGGCCGTCCCCGAGCCGGGATCGATCCAGTCCTACGGGCGAGAGGCGGGATTGTTCTCGCTCGGCACGTCCTACTTCATCCTCTACGCGCCGGTGTACGGCGCGTTCATGTGGCTGGAGTTGCTGGTCGCGCAAGGCCTGTTCCAGTTGCTGTTCCCGAGCGTACCCGCGGGCATCTGGCCGTACGTGGTGATCCTCCCCGTGGTCGCCCTGAACCTGTTCGGCCATCAGATCACCGGCAAAGTGCAGGCCGGTCTGGTCATCCTCACGCTGATCGGTGACGTCCTCCTCGCCGTCGGCCTGTGGTGGCTGGTCGCCGACAGCGGCGCGTGGTCGGCGAACTGGTCCTCGCCCTCGCCCATCAACTGGCTCACCTTCTTCGTCATCGCAGGCCTGTGGCTGGGCATCATGGCCGGCATCCTCGAAGTCCAGCAGGTGCACGTCGACGAGTGGCGCAACTTCACCCAGTCCCGCGACGTCGGTCTGCTCACGGCCGCATGGCAGCTATGGGGACGCCAGATCCCGCTGGCACTCGCCATGCTCGCAAGCGCGCCGCTCGCCGCGCTGGTCGCGATGCCCGTGCCGACCGTCGGTGTGGTGCAGGCGAAGTTCGGCGAGCACACGCAGCACCCGCTGTTCTACCTCGCTCTACTCACGATGCTGATCGCGACCTACACGACGCTCAGCGTCTTCTTCATGGCGATGGGCAAGATCGTGGCGCTTTACGCGCAGCAGGGAGCCCTGCCGCGGGTGCTGGGACGCTACTCGTCACGGTCCGTTCCGTGGGTCGCGATCCTGCTGCTGACCGCGTTCGCCCTCGTAGGGGTCTACTGGAAGCACTTCGACTTCGTCCTGCACATACTCTCGACCTGGTCGGCGACGCTCTACTTCCTGATGGCCCTGTTCTACCTGCGCATGCGGGCGAGGAAGGACATGGACCGGCCGCTCACCGCGAAGTACGGCGTTCCGATCGCGGTGTTCCTGCTGATCTACACCGGGCTCATCGCTTACGGCATTTTCACGCTCGACTGGAAGGCTGCGGCGAGCTGGGTGGTCGTGGTCGCGGTGGTCGCGCTCTACGACAAGTTCATCGTCCCGAGGACCAAGCGAGGCAGCTTCTACCGCGCCCAGGTGCTTCGCAAGCGAGCCAGCGCGGCACGGCTCTGA
- a CDS encoding amidohydrolase family protein, whose amino-acid sequence MPSAWLLIKNGTVIDGTGAPPFEGTHVLVKDNRIVDVGPHVSRDSVPRGEPLEEIDATGKTVMPGLIDAHCHMTYGESRTEEEIDLYTSPELRTLKAAWNAQKVLRAGVTGISQPGGSYYIGVGLREAIRDGIVLGPRMTSAGRYISTSNSLTDWYPDSVGVPEGSIGILANTLDGMIDELRHQVKNGVDLIKLADSPYGNYQAFTNDELKALADLAHQLGKRVTIHARGSAEVDAAVQAGIDWIMHGNVMSDETIEHLAESRIPLVPTLLLLANIVDWGEKVGAPKPMREGMARMLDRTADSLHRAHEAGVRFALGTDSGFSVTPYGEWHARELELLMTYAGLSPLEAIQAGTQNGAVMLNLEGEVGVIAPGMLADIIVVNGDPVKDIRVLQDKRRIETVIKDGRRVVFDEEAVSRRWPHERAQIYSVTDLTYDLVYGESDGVDGHVEPPLNGSDAKDLVADVKRREKSAGLSS is encoded by the coding sequence ATGCCGTCAGCCTGGCTGCTCATCAAGAACGGCACTGTCATCGACGGGACGGGCGCACCCCCGTTCGAAGGCACGCATGTGCTCGTCAAAGACAACCGCATCGTCGACGTGGGTCCGCACGTCAGCCGCGACTCCGTTCCCCGCGGTGAGCCGTTGGAAGAGATCGACGCCACGGGCAAGACCGTGATGCCCGGCCTCATCGATGCGCACTGCCACATGACCTATGGCGAGAGCAGGACCGAGGAGGAGATCGACCTCTACACCAGCCCGGAGCTTCGCACTCTCAAGGCCGCGTGGAATGCCCAGAAGGTGCTCCGCGCAGGCGTCACGGGCATCTCGCAACCCGGGGGGAGCTACTACATCGGCGTCGGCCTGCGCGAAGCGATTCGGGACGGGATCGTCCTTGGCCCGCGGATGACCTCGGCGGGTCGTTACATCAGCACGAGCAACAGCCTTACCGACTGGTACCCGGATTCCGTGGGCGTCCCCGAGGGATCGATCGGCATCCTCGCCAACACCCTCGACGGCATGATCGACGAGCTCCGGCACCAGGTGAAGAACGGCGTGGACCTCATCAAGCTGGCGGACAGTCCCTACGGCAACTACCAGGCCTTTACGAACGACGAGTTGAAGGCGTTGGCCGACCTGGCGCACCAGTTGGGCAAGCGCGTCACGATTCACGCCCGCGGGTCGGCTGAGGTCGACGCCGCCGTGCAGGCCGGCATCGACTGGATCATGCACGGCAACGTGATGTCCGACGAGACGATCGAGCATCTCGCGGAGTCGCGGATCCCGCTCGTCCCCACCCTGCTGCTGCTCGCGAACATCGTCGACTGGGGCGAGAAGGTCGGGGCTCCGAAGCCCATGCGCGAGGGCATGGCACGGATGCTCGACCGGACCGCGGACTCCCTGCATCGCGCGCACGAGGCAGGTGTGCGGTTCGCGTTGGGAACCGACAGCGGCTTCTCGGTCACGCCGTACGGCGAGTGGCACGCGCGTGAGCTCGAGCTCCTCATGACCTACGCCGGGCTGTCGCCGCTCGAGGCGATCCAGGCCGGCACGCAGAACGGCGCCGTCATGCTCAACCTCGAAGGCGAGGTCGGGGTCATCGCGCCGGGAATGCTGGCCGACATCATCGTCGTCAACGGCGACCCGGTGAAGGACATCCGAGTCCTACAGGACAAGCGACGCATCGAGACCGTCATCAAGGACGGCCGGCGCGTCGTGTTCGACGAAGAAGCGGTCAGCCGTCGTTGGCCGCACGAACGTGCCCAGATCTATTCCGTCACCGATCTCACCTACGACCTGGTCTATGGGGAGTCGGATGGCGTCGACGGGCACGTGGAGCCCCCCTTGAACGGAAGCGACGCCAAGGACCTCGTCGCGGACGTCAAGCGGCGAGAGAAATCAGCAGGGCTGTCCTCGTGA